In Pseudomonas sp. FP1742, the DNA window GCAACGTCCAGCTGGCGCGGGCATTGTTGCTGGCTCAGGTCCTGGAGCAACAGCCCCTCGCCGGGCAACTGCCGTTGCTGCGCCAACTGTTTTTGTGGGGTGAAGATCAGGAAAAAATCGCCACCTTGAAAGCCCTCGACTGGCTCGACAGCCGTGGGCTTTGCGTGGAACTGGCACTGCAAGCCGGGCGTACCAGTAACAGCCAGGTGTTCGCCGCCCTCGCCCTGGACACCTTCTACCCGTCGCGTCACTACAGCGAACGGGCCTTCCATCAACTGGTGCTCAAAGCACTGGGCATGGGGCTCGACATACGCCGCCTGATCGGCCTGACGCAACGACACAGCGTCGCCCTCAACCAGTTGGCCCTCGACCTGCTGGACGAACAGCTCGCCGCTGAACGAACGGTGTCCGCCGGGCTGCCCCGAGTGATTGCCTTCGACCTGCTCAGCCCGGCGCAACACCAGCGTCTGACCGGCCTGAGTCAGCAGCAACGCTTGCCGCCTGAGTGGCACGAGTACCTGGCCGACGCCTCACAGAACTGACACTCAACGACTCCTTTTCCTTGACGAGGATTTACCATGCTCAAGTACTTCGACCCGCATATTCATATGGTCAGCCGTACCACCGATGACTACCAGAACATGGCCGCCGCCGGCATCACCGGAGTGATCGAACCGGCCTTCTGGCAGGGCCAGGCGAGGACCAGCGTCGGCAGTTTCATCGACTACTTCGACACCCTGTTGGGCTGGGAGCGTTTTCGCGCCAGCATGTTCGGCATTCATCATTTCTGCACCATCGGCCTCAACCCCAAGGAGGCCAACGACCTGTCAGTGGCCAATGAAGTGCTGGAGATTCTGCCGCGCTATCTGGTGAAAGACGGCGTCGTGGCCGTCGGCGAAATCGGCTACGACGACATCACCCCGGAGGAAGATCGCTTCCTCGCCGCTCAGCTGGAGCTGGCCAGACAATTCAATTTGCCGGTGCTGGTGCACACCCCGCACCGCGACAAGATCGGTGGCACCAAACGCACCCTGGCGGTGATTCGCGAAGTCGGGATTGCCGAGCACCTGGTGATCATCGACCACCTCAACGAACTGACCTTGCCTTTGGTGTTGGACAGCGACTGCTGGCGCGGCCATTCGATCTACCCCAACACCAAGATGTCGGAACAGCGCATGGTCGCCCTGTTGCAGCAGTACGGCACCGAGAAAATGGTGGTCAACAGCGCCGCCGACTGGGGCATCAGCGACCCACTCAAGGTGCCGAAAACGGGTGAAGCGATGCTGGCTGCCGGCTTCAGCGAAAGCCAGGTCGAACAGGTGCTGTTCCACAACCCCGTGGACTTTTTTGCTCAAAGCGGCCAACTGGACAAGTCCCTGGTCAGCACCCCGCTGCCCATCGACCAGCGTCGGCAGTGGCAGGACAACTCTGCCCTGCGTGGCCAGGAACCGGTGATCAAATGAGTGCCGGCACGGGGTGGGCTGCCGCGCAGGTCGGTTATTGCAGCAATGTGCACCCGGCCCGTGACCTGGCGGGGCTACGGTCATCCATCGAATGGCATTTCCAGGGTGTGCGCACTCTACGCGGCCTGAACGAGCAAGACAGTGGGCTGTGGATCAGCGCCCTCGCCGCGGCCGAACTACAGCAGGCGTCAGCTCGCGCGGATTTCCTCAGCCTGCTGCAACGCAGTGGGCTGCGGCTGACTTCACTTAACGGCTTTCCCTATGGCCAATTTCATCAAGGTGCGGTGAAAGCCGACGTCTATTTGCCCAACTGGACTGATCCGAAACGGCTGGCGTACAGCCTGAATCTGGCCCGAATCCTGGCACACGCCCTGCCGTCGGATTGCCCCCAAGGCGTGATTTCCACCGTACCGCTGGGCTATGCCGCCGACTGGAACCCGCGGCGACAGCAGCGTGCCGAACATCTGCTGCGCCAACTCACGGCTTCACTGGCCAGGCTGCATCGGGAGACGGGTAAGAAGATCGTGTTCTGCCTGGAGATGGAGCCGGACTGCGTGCTGGAAAACACCGACCAGGCCATCGCCTTCTTCCACCGCTACCAAGCCAGCGACCCGCACCATGACTATCTGGCGCTGTGTTTTGATGTATGCCACCAGGCCGTGGTTTTCGAACACTGCTATCAGTCGCTGGAAAAGCTGCGCCAGGCCCGGGTGCCTGTCGGCAAGATCCAATTGTCCAACGCGCTGATTTGTCGCCTGCCCGCTGAAGACCACAACCGGCGCGAACACGTGCTCAAGACCTTGAGCGACTTCGCCGAAACCACCTACCTGCATCAAGTCAAAGCCCGCGATGCACAGGCGCGGTTATCGGGCTGGGCCGACCTGCCCGCCGCCCTCGACGATTGCGCCAACAACCTGGGGCAATACCCCGAACTGCGGATTCATTTCCACATTCCGCTGTTCAGCGAACACTTGCTGCTGCCTGAGCTCAGCGGCAGCCAGATCGCCCTGTCGCAGACCTTCGACTTTCTGGCGGACCATGGGGATTTCCGCCCTGTGCTGGAAGTGGAAACCTACAGCTGGGGCGTGCTGCCCGCGCAACTGCGGCCCGACACCGAGCACGCCCAACTGCAGGGGATCGCCGCGGAACTGCACTGGGTCGAAGAGCAACTGCGCCAACGCCAATTGCTGCAATCCCAAACGCGGGAGGCGTACGCTGATGCCCTCTGAAAATCCGCGCCAAGCGCTGCTGCTGATCAACGTGGTCGGGCTGACCCCGGCGCTGCTGGGGCCGGCGACACCGCACATCAATGCCCTGTTGAAAACGGCGAAAATGGCCAGCCTGCAACCGGTGTTTCCGGCTGTCACGTCAACGGTGCAGGCGTCGATTCTCACCGGCCTGTCGCCGTCGGAGCACGGCATCGTGGGCAATGGCTGGTATTTTCGCGACCAGGCTGAAGTGCGTTTCTGGCTGCAACCCAACGCACTGATCCAGGGAGAAAAGGTCTGGCAGACGCTCAAGCGCGAACTCCCGGGTTTTCGCTGCAGCCAGTTGTTCTGGTGGTACAACATGTATGCGGACGTGGACGCCGCCATCACCCCACGCCCGCACTACCCGGCCGATGGCCGCAAGCTGTTCGGCCTGTATTCGTCACCGGCCTCGTTGCATGAGCGTATCGAGCAGCAGATCGGCGAATTCCCGTTTCCGGGTTTCTGGGGCCCGGCGGCCGGCATCGCGTCGAGCCGCTGGATCGTCGACTGCGCCATCGCCGAGTTCCAGATTGATCGACCCGATCTGCAATTGGTTTACCTGCCGCATCTCGACTACTGCCTGCAGCGACTGGGCCCCGATCATCCGTCGATTGCCGACGAGGTGCGGGCCATCGACAGTGAAGTGGGTCGCCTGCTGGCCTTTGCCCAGGAGCAAGGCGCGGCGGTGATGCTGTTGTCTGAGTATGGGATCGAAGCGGTACAGCAATCCGTATCGATCAACCGGTTGTTGCGCTCGGAAGGCTTGTTGCAGGTGCGCCAGTCGCTGACCTGGGAGTTGCTCGACCCCGGCGCCAGCGCGGCCTTTGCCGTGGCCGATCATCAGATCGCGCACATCTACGTGAAACAGGCGCAAGACATTCCTCGCGTCAAAGCGCTGCTGCAGCGCCAGCCCGGCATCGAGCAGGTGCTGGATAAAGCCGAACAACGGGTCTGGCAACTGGATCATCCGCGCAGCGGCGAGCTGGTGACCGTGGCCGCGCCGGGTTACTGGTTCGATTACTACTACTGGCTCGACGATCGCAAGGCACCCGACTTTGCCCGCACCGTGGACATCCATCGCAAGCCCGGCTACGACCCGCTGGAACTGTTCATCGACCCGGCCATTCGCTTCCCCAAATTGAAAGTGGCGCGCCGCCTGCTGCAGAAAAAGCTCGGCTTTCGCTACTACATGGACCTGATTCCGCTGGACACCCGCCTGGTCCGTGGCAGCCATGGTCGCCTGCCCGACAGCGAGAACACCGGCCCGCTGCTCATCACCAATTGCGATCTGCCGTTGCCCCAGCGCCTTGCGGCCACGGCAGTGAAGCAACTGCTCCTGGAACACTTCCTGGGGCATTCACACACCGACCCGGCCAATGCCAAGGAGCTTCCATGCGGCGAGCCATTTCTATAACAGTTCTGAGTGCCTTGGCCGGTTTGGCTCAGGCACAGGACACCAACAACTTCAACTGCAGCAACTTCCTGCAATTTGGAATCAGTGCCGACCAGACCCGTACGGCGTTCAACAAGCACCCCGAGACCATGGCCTGGAACTGGTTCGTCTGCCTGAACCAGCCCGACGCCCAGGGTTACAACCGCGTGTGGGAGTCGTTCAAGCCTTCCGACCAGGTCTACCTGGCCAATGGCGTCAACCCTGGCTCGTATGACAGCCGCATGAAGCCGCCGGACGAGGTGCTCAAGCAAGCCAAGGCCCTGGGGCTGGACGCGAACCGTCTGCTGCACAACCTCAATGCCACGCAGCAGGTCGACGGGATGAGCCTGGAAATGGGCGGTACCGTCGTGCCTGAGGCACAGCGAGGCCAAGTCGTGCGCTTTCAACTGCTGATGTCCCAGGACACTTATAACTACATCGTCAAGAACAATGTCTACAACGTAGATGGCCAGGAGGCCCTGACGAGCAACCTGAACTTTCCCGCCACGGCCTGGGAATTGAAAGCCGCCTGGCTGTGGATCGGCGCGGACATGGACTACAAGAAGAAGCTGGAGAACGACGGCTACTACACCGCCCAGGCCTATTACCAGCAGGGCACCGACTACAGGGTCGGCTATGCGGCGTTGAGTGGCTTGCATGTGGTCAACAAACTGGACTCCAGCTGGGTCTGGACCACCTTCGAGAACGTCAACAACAGAAAGTACACCGTGACCAAGGGCCACCCGCCCCGGCCGATGACAAACAGCACCGGACCGACATCGGATGCCATACCGGTCAATACGCAGTTCCAGGCCAACAACCCGACGCTGTCGAAATACGAGTTGATCGGCGTGGAATATCAACCCAAGACCCAGGTGCTGGCGAACTCGCAGCTGGAATCGGCGTTCCAGGACACCTCATCCTGCCTGGCCTGCCACGGCACCGCCGCCTACTCGAAGACCGACGGTTACTTCAATTTCGCCATCCCGACCCAGGGCGGTCTCACCTACCCCACTACACCGCTGCCGGACAAAGACTTCAACGGCTACAAAAAACTGGATTTTGTCTGGTCGCTGAAACGCGCCCAGTGGAAACGCTAAGGAGAGCACGACATGAGCGTATTGAATTTTCCCCGCATCTACCTCAACGGCCAGATGTTCTGGAACCCGCCAACAGCCAACAACAACGACATGTTCCCGCTGTATGACGCGGTGAACACGGATATCAACTGGTCGTTCATGACGCACTTCGGCATCGACCGGA includes these proteins:
- the eboE gene encoding metabolite traffic protein EboE; the encoded protein is MSAGTGWAAAQVGYCSNVHPARDLAGLRSSIEWHFQGVRTLRGLNEQDSGLWISALAAAELQQASARADFLSLLQRSGLRLTSLNGFPYGQFHQGAVKADVYLPNWTDPKRLAYSLNLARILAHALPSDCPQGVISTVPLGYAADWNPRRQQRAEHLLRQLTASLARLHRETGKKIVFCLEMEPDCVLENTDQAIAFFHRYQASDPHHDYLALCFDVCHQAVVFEHCYQSLEKLRQARVPVGKIQLSNALICRLPAEDHNRREHVLKTLSDFAETTYLHQVKARDAQARLSGWADLPAALDDCANNLGQYPELRIHFHIPLFSEHLLLPELSGSQIALSQTFDFLADHGDFRPVLEVETYSWGVLPAQLRPDTEHAQLQGIAAELHWVEEQLRQRQLLQSQTREAYADAL
- a CDS encoding EboA domain-containing protein is translated as MNMDVTASPSAALEMRHDCLAEQHQALTQQLDDTELQWWRQAQERLAQRPDANTAALLSSQCKRNLKEQPLPHSPGWSNVQLARALLLAQVLEQQPLAGQLPLLRQLFLWGEDQEKIATLKALDWLDSRGLCVELALQAGRTSNSQVFAALALDTFYPSRHYSERAFHQLVLKALGMGLDIRRLIGLTQRHSVALNQLALDLLDEQLAAERTVSAGLPRVIAFDLLSPAQHQRLTGLSQQQRLPPEWHEYLADASQN
- a CDS encoding alkaline phosphatase family protein encodes the protein MPSENPRQALLLINVVGLTPALLGPATPHINALLKTAKMASLQPVFPAVTSTVQASILTGLSPSEHGIVGNGWYFRDQAEVRFWLQPNALIQGEKVWQTLKRELPGFRCSQLFWWYNMYADVDAAITPRPHYPADGRKLFGLYSSPASLHERIEQQIGEFPFPGFWGPAAGIASSRWIVDCAIAEFQIDRPDLQLVYLPHLDYCLQRLGPDHPSIADEVRAIDSEVGRLLAFAQEQGAAVMLLSEYGIEAVQQSVSINRLLRSEGLLQVRQSLTWELLDPGASAAFAVADHQIAHIYVKQAQDIPRVKALLQRQPGIEQVLDKAEQRVWQLDHPRSGELVTVAAPGYWFDYYYWLDDRKAPDFARTVDIHRKPGYDPLELFIDPAIRFPKLKVARRLLQKKLGFRYYMDLIPLDTRLVRGSHGRLPDSENTGPLLITNCDLPLPQRLAATAVKQLLLEHFLGHSHTDPANAKELPCGEPFL
- a CDS encoding TatD family hydrolase, with amino-acid sequence MLKYFDPHIHMVSRTTDDYQNMAAAGITGVIEPAFWQGQARTSVGSFIDYFDTLLGWERFRASMFGIHHFCTIGLNPKEANDLSVANEVLEILPRYLVKDGVVAVGEIGYDDITPEEDRFLAAQLELARQFNLPVLVHTPHRDKIGGTKRTLAVIREVGIAEHLVIIDHLNELTLPLVLDSDCWRGHSIYPNTKMSEQRMVALLQQYGTEKMVVNSAADWGISDPLKVPKTGEAMLAAGFSESQVEQVLFHNPVDFFAQSGQLDKSLVSTPLPIDQRRQWQDNSALRGQEPVIK